In the genome of Hymenobacter taeanensis, one region contains:
- the pseI gene encoding pseudaminic acid synthase encodes MQISIGPRPIGPDQPPFIIAELSGNHNQDLNRGLAIIDAMAAAGAHAIKLQTYTADTMTLPGAYRIDDPNSLWYGRELHELYQEAHTPWEWHKPLFDRAREHGMLAFSSPFDETAVDFLETLDVPAYKIASFENTDWPLLRRVAATGKPVIMSTGASTLAEVAEAVQVLREAGCKELILLKCTSTYPATPQNTNLRTLPHFQQLFPDCLVGLSDHTMGVGAAVAAVALGACVVEKHVTLRRADGGVDSAFSLEPEEVAQLVTETERAWQALGQVQYGVQRAEEKSRLYKRSLYVAQNIAAGDVFTKENLRVVRPGDGLPPRYYDQLLGKPARQDLRAGTPLTWEAL; translated from the coding sequence ATGCAGATTTCCATCGGCCCTCGCCCCATTGGCCCCGACCAACCGCCTTTCATCATTGCCGAGCTCAGCGGCAACCATAACCAGGACCTCAACCGGGGCTTGGCCATTATAGATGCCATGGCGGCGGCCGGTGCCCACGCTATCAAGCTCCAGACGTATACCGCCGATACCATGACGCTGCCCGGCGCCTACCGCATCGACGACCCCAACTCCCTGTGGTACGGCCGCGAGCTGCACGAGCTCTACCAGGAGGCCCACACGCCCTGGGAATGGCACAAACCACTGTTCGACCGGGCCCGGGAGCACGGCATGCTGGCCTTTAGCTCGCCTTTTGATGAAACCGCCGTGGATTTCCTGGAAACCCTCGACGTGCCCGCGTACAAAATTGCCTCCTTCGAAAACACCGACTGGCCCCTACTCCGCCGGGTAGCAGCCACCGGCAAGCCCGTAATTATGAGCACCGGCGCCAGCACCTTAGCCGAGGTAGCCGAAGCCGTGCAGGTGCTGCGCGAAGCTGGCTGTAAGGAGCTGATATTGCTGAAGTGCACCAGCACCTACCCCGCCACTCCCCAGAACACTAACCTACGCACGCTGCCACACTTCCAGCAGCTCTTCCCCGACTGCCTCGTGGGCCTCTCCGACCACACCATGGGCGTGGGCGCTGCCGTAGCTGCCGTGGCCCTGGGTGCCTGCGTAGTAGAAAAACACGTGACCCTGCGCCGCGCCGATGGGGGTGTGGATTCCGCCTTCTCCCTGGAGCCGGAAGAAGTAGCCCAACTGGTAACCGAAACCGAACGGGCGTGGCAGGCCCTAGGCCAGGTGCAATACGGCGTGCAGCGGGCCGAGGAAAAAAGCCGCCTCTATAAACGCTCTCTGTATGTAGCCCAGAATATTGCAGCCGGCGATGTGTTCACCAAAGAAAACCTGCGCGTAGTGCGCCCCGGCGACGGTCTGCCACCCCGTTACTACGATCAGCTCCTGGGTAAACCTGCCCGCCAAGATCTGCGCGCCGGC